Proteins encoded together in one Deinococcus irradiatisoli window:
- a CDS encoding 2-oxoglutarate dehydrogenase E1 component, with product MDDSQHATVMYGGNAAFVEALYEAYLTDPASVDSDWRSYFDEVRAGAAETVHSEVQQRFYQLGRQRLQAAPPASGENLSAAQQAASALISAYRVYGHISAAKNPLTIRAPAVVPELTPEYYNLTAQDLATPVKEGAFSGSLQDILGQLQQSYCGAIGFEFSYLPTGEREWFQQRIESSKGRGSYSAEQKKRIYAKLNAAEGLEKYLHQRYVGQKRFSLEGSESFIPLMDALIQTAGKIGIKETVIGMAHRGRLNVLVNIFGKKPADLFDEFEGKKVLSDDPDVAGDVKYHMGFSSDVRTSGGPMHLALAFNPSHLEIVSPVVHGSVRARQDHRDDLERKQVLPITIHGDAAVSGQGVVMETLNLSRLRGFSTGGAVRIVINNQVGFTTSDPRDTRSSRYCTDIAKIANAPVMHVNGDDPEAVVFAGELALAYRQEFGKDVFVDLISFRRHGHNEGDDPTMTQPIMYREIKAHPGTRALYARTLEKEGVLGAGEEAELITTFRDKLDQGASVVTEVANEEQSKLAINWSRHLGSHWTDDAETSVSAERLAKLADALTQVPENFTTHRAVDRVLKNRREMGLGEAMVDWGMGETLAYATLLEDGFDVRLDGQDAGRGTFVHRHAVLHDQGAVDAQNEEFMPLAHLPGVGSRIEVIDSTLSEEAVLAFEYGYSTSAPETLVIWEAQFGDFANGAQTVIDQFISAGESKWQRLSGLTLLLPHGYEGQGPEHSSARLERYLQLCAQKNMQVVVPSSAAQIFHLLRRQMIRTYRKPLIIMSPKSLLRNKAAMSPLSDFTEGKFCEVIGDDTRAAVRRVVISSGKLYWELYETRQKAADNGQVLDVALIRLEQLYPFPGQYLSRQLEQYPGADVVWAQEEPQNQGAWLMIRDDLEAALQPGQTLSYAGRPRSASTAVGYKHLHDREQAKLIQAALGARVEAEQTRAKKEATPQS from the coding sequence ATGGACGACTCCCAACATGCGACGGTGATGTACGGCGGCAACGCAGCCTTCGTCGAAGCGCTGTACGAAGCCTACCTGACCGATCCAGCCAGCGTGGACAGCGATTGGCGCTCTTACTTCGACGAGGTGCGCGCAGGCGCCGCCGAGACGGTCCACAGCGAGGTGCAGCAGCGCTTTTACCAGCTGGGCCGCCAGCGCCTTCAGGCCGCGCCGCCCGCCAGCGGCGAGAACCTCAGCGCCGCCCAGCAGGCCGCCAGCGCCCTGATCAGCGCCTATCGCGTCTACGGCCACATCAGCGCGGCCAAGAACCCGCTGACCATCCGCGCTCCGGCGGTGGTGCCGGAACTCACCCCCGAGTATTACAACCTGACCGCCCAGGATCTGGCGACCCCGGTCAAGGAAGGCGCCTTCAGCGGCAGCCTGCAAGACATCCTGGGCCAGTTGCAGCAGAGTTACTGCGGCGCCATCGGTTTCGAATTCTCCTACCTGCCCACCGGCGAGCGCGAGTGGTTCCAGCAGCGCATCGAGAGCTCTAAGGGGCGCGGCAGCTACAGCGCCGAGCAGAAAAAACGCATCTACGCCAAGCTCAACGCCGCCGAGGGCCTGGAAAAGTACCTGCACCAGCGCTACGTGGGCCAGAAACGCTTCTCGCTGGAGGGCAGTGAGAGCTTCATTCCGCTGATGGACGCCCTGATCCAGACTGCCGGCAAGATCGGCATCAAGGAAACCGTCATCGGCATGGCCCACCGCGGCCGCCTCAACGTGCTGGTCAACATCTTCGGCAAGAAACCCGCCGACCTCTTCGACGAGTTCGAGGGCAAGAAGGTCCTCTCCGACGACCCGGACGTGGCCGGCGACGTGAAGTACCACATGGGTTTTTCCAGCGACGTGCGCACCTCCGGTGGCCCGATGCACCTGGCGCTGGCCTTCAACCCCTCGCACCTGGAAATCGTCTCGCCGGTGGTGCACGGCAGCGTGCGCGCCCGCCAGGACCACCGCGACGACCTGGAGCGCAAGCAGGTGCTGCCCATCACCATTCACGGCGACGCGGCGGTCTCGGGGCAGGGCGTGGTCATGGAAACGCTCAACCTCTCGCGCCTGCGCGGCTTTTCCACCGGCGGTGCGGTGCGCATCGTCATCAACAACCAGGTGGGTTTCACCACCTCCGACCCGCGCGACACCCGCTCCAGCCGCTACTGCACCGACATCGCCAAGATCGCCAACGCCCCGGTGATGCACGTCAACGGTGACGACCCCGAAGCGGTGGTGTTCGCCGGTGAGCTGGCCCTGGCCTACCGTCAGGAATTCGGCAAGGACGTGTTCGTGGACCTGATCAGCTTCCGGCGCCACGGCCACAACGAGGGCGACGACCCCACCATGACCCAGCCGATCATGTACCGCGAGATCAAGGCCCACCCCGGCACGCGGGCCCTGTACGCCCGGACGCTGGAAAAGGAAGGGGTGCTGGGGGCCGGCGAGGAAGCCGAACTCATCACCACCTTCCGTGACAAGCTCGACCAGGGCGCGTCGGTGGTCACCGAGGTCGCCAACGAGGAGCAGAGCAAGCTGGCGATCAACTGGAGCCGCCACCTGGGCAGCCACTGGACCGACGACGCCGAAACCAGCGTCAGCGCCGAGCGCCTGGCCAAGCTCGCCGACGCGCTCACCCAGGTGCCGGAGAACTTCACCACCCACCGGGCGGTGGACCGGGTGCTGAAAAACCGCCGCGAGATGGGGCTGGGCGAAGCGATGGTCGACTGGGGCATGGGCGAGACGCTGGCCTACGCCACCCTGCTCGAGGACGGCTTCGACGTGCGCCTCGACGGGCAGGACGCCGGACGCGGCACCTTCGTGCACCGCCACGCCGTGTTGCACGACCAGGGCGCCGTGGACGCCCAGAACGAGGAGTTCATGCCGCTGGCCCACCTGCCGGGCGTGGGCAGCCGCATCGAGGTCATCGACTCGACCCTGTCCGAGGAAGCGGTGCTGGCCTTCGAGTACGGCTACTCGACCAGCGCGCCGGAAACGCTGGTCATCTGGGAAGCCCAGTTCGGCGACTTCGCCAACGGCGCCCAGACGGTGATCGACCAGTTCATCAGCGCCGGCGAGAGCAAGTGGCAGCGCCTCAGTGGCCTGACGTTGCTGCTGCCGCACGGCTACGAGGGCCAGGGTCCCGAGCACAGCTCGGCGCGGCTGGAGCGCTACCTGCAGCTGTGTGCCCAGAAGAACATGCAGGTGGTGGTGCCTTCGAGCGCCGCGCAGATCTTCCACCTGCTGCGCCGCCAGATGATCCGCACCTACCGCAAACCGCTGATCATCATGTCGCCCAAGAGCCTGCTGCGCAACAAGGCGGCCATGTCGCCCCTGTCGGACTTCACCGAGGGCAAGTTCTGCGAGGTGATCGGCGACGACACCCGCGCGGCGGTCCGCCGGGTGGTCATCAGCAGCGGCAAGCTGTACTGGGAACTCTACGAGACCCGCCAGAAGGCTGCCGACAACGGTCAGGTGCTCGACGTGGCCCTGATCCGCCTGGAGCAGCTCTACCCCTTCCCGGGGCAGTACCTCAGCCGCCAGCTGGAGCAGTACCCCGGCGCCGACGTGGTGTGGGCACAGGAAGAACCGCAAAACCAGGGGGCCTGGCTGATGATCCGCGACGACCTCGAAGCGGCGCTGCAACCGGGCCAGACCCTCAGCTACGCCGGGCGCCCGCGCAGCGCCAGCACGGCGGTGGGCTACAAGCACCTGCACGACCGCGAGCAGGCCAAACTGATTCAGGCGGCCCTCGGTGCCCGCGTGGAAGCCGAGCAGACCCGCGCCAAGAAAGAAGCCACTCCGCAGTCGTAA
- the odhB gene encoding 2-oxoglutarate dehydrogenase complex dihydrolipoyllysine-residue succinyltransferase codes for MPDIKVPVFSESVSEGTLLSWNKKPGDAVTRGDILAEIETDKVVLEVTALQDGVLQSVAKQEGDTVLSEEVLGVLGEAGAAAAAAPARDPNDRESGPIAGEASAGGTAARPDDRPASGGQLGGTGTLPPAARKIVAENNLDASQIQGTGPKGNITKQDAVVAAQGGGTYQGPQSAAEPRSMAASAPASAAQAQPAAQQQQPAPSGPRAEQRVPMTRIRQRIAERLKEVQNTAAILTTFNEVNMQPSMDLRKKYQDQFVAKHGVKLGFMSLFVRAATEALKAFPNVNASIDGKDIVYHGYYDLGIAVASERGLVVPILRDTDAMSLADIEKAIAGFAQKARAGKLTMEDMSGGTFSITNGGTFGSMMSTPIINQPQSAILGMHNIIERPIAQNGQVVIAPMMYVALSYDHRIIDGKEAVQFLVTIKNLLEDPARMLLDL; via the coding sequence ATGCCCGACATCAAAGTTCCGGTCTTTTCAGAATCCGTCAGTGAAGGCACCCTGCTCTCGTGGAACAAGAAGCCCGGCGACGCCGTCACGCGCGGCGACATCCTGGCCGAGATCGAAACCGACAAGGTGGTGCTGGAAGTCACGGCCCTGCAAGACGGCGTGCTGCAGAGCGTCGCCAAGCAGGAAGGCGACACGGTGCTGAGCGAGGAAGTCCTGGGCGTCCTCGGCGAAGCGGGCGCCGCTGCGGCCGCGGCCCCGGCCCGCGACCCCAACGACCGCGAATCCGGCCCGATCGCCGGCGAGGCCAGCGCCGGCGGTACGGCGGCCCGCCCCGACGACCGCCCGGCCAGCGGCGGACAGCTCGGCGGCACCGGCACTCTGCCGCCCGCCGCCCGCAAGATCGTCGCCGAGAACAACCTCGACGCTTCGCAGATTCAGGGCACCGGTCCCAAGGGCAACATCACCAAGCAGGACGCGGTGGTGGCGGCCCAGGGCGGCGGCACCTACCAGGGGCCGCAGAGCGCCGCCGAACCCCGCAGCATGGCCGCTTCGGCCCCGGCCTCGGCCGCTCAAGCCCAGCCGGCAGCGCAGCAGCAGCAACCCGCCCCCAGCGGTCCGCGCGCCGAGCAGCGGGTGCCGATGACGCGCATTCGCCAGCGCATCGCCGAGCGCCTCAAGGAAGTGCAGAACACCGCCGCCATCCTGACCACCTTCAACGAGGTCAACATGCAGCCGAGCATGGACCTGCGCAAGAAGTACCAGGACCAGTTCGTCGCCAAGCACGGCGTCAAGCTCGGCTTCATGAGCCTGTTCGTGCGGGCGGCCACCGAGGCGCTCAAGGCTTTTCCCAACGTCAACGCTTCGATCGACGGCAAGGACATCGTCTACCACGGCTACTACGACCTGGGCATCGCGGTGGCGTCCGAGCGCGGCCTGGTGGTGCCGATTTTGCGCGACACCGACGCCATGAGCCTGGCCGACATCGAAAAAGCCATCGCCGGATTTGCCCAGAAGGCCCGGGCCGGCAAGCTGACGATGGAGGACATGTCCGGCGGCACCTTCAGCATCACCAACGGCGGGACGTTCGGCAGCATGATGAGCACCCCCATCATCAACCAGCCGCAGAGCGCCATTCTGGGGATGCACAACATCATCGAGCGCCCGATTGCCCAGAACGGGCAGGTCGTCATCGCGCCGATGATGTACGTGGCGCTGAGCTACGACCACCGCATCATCGACGGCAAGGAAGCGGTGCAGTTTCTGGTGACGATCAAGAACCTGCTGGAAGACCCGGCCCGGATGCTGCTGGACCTCTAA
- a CDS encoding YkvA family protein gives MNQPRSIVRRTASPLGRWRAIWRDALALLLSLSDRRSGAPAKLLAAAALLYALSPIDLIPDGLPVLGVTDDLLIVPAVLAFAARRMPAPVLAQARGKVARLPQFWLAVLGGALALGVLIWAATRLLGG, from the coding sequence ATGAACCAACCCCGTAGCATTGTCCGCCGCACGGCTTCGCCCCTGGGCCGGTGGAGGGCCATCTGGCGCGACGCCCTGGCGCTGCTGCTGTCGCTAAGTGACCGCCGCAGTGGCGCCCCGGCCAAGCTGCTCGCGGCGGCGGCCCTGCTCTACGCCCTGAGCCCGATCGATCTGATTCCCGACGGCCTTCCCGTGCTGGGCGTCACCGACGACCTGCTGATCGTACCGGCGGTGCTGGCCTTCGCCGCCCGCCGTATGCCCGCGCCGGTGCTGGCGCAGGCGCGCGGCAAGGTGGCGCGCCTGCCGCAGTTCTGGCTGGCTGTCCTCGGCGGCGCACTGGCCCTGGGCGTGCTGATCTGGGCGGCCACCCGGCTGCTGGGCGGCTAA